In Alnus glutinosa chromosome 7, dhAlnGlut1.1, whole genome shotgun sequence, the sequence CTATAATGGGCATCACTAACAACCTCAACAAAACGTTTGTAGGAGCTCCATGATTAGGTTTTCGGACGAGGAATATAAATCGAGATCTTATGCAATCTTATGATTGGATTGCAAGGATCTCTTGCAATTGTATGAGAGACTCCTAATGAGATTCACGTCCAAACATGTATTTAGACTACCCAAACATCTGTTTTTGATAGTTAATTCACCGGCCTGTTTTATGAATCACCTAGCCTTAGGACAAAAACAGTTGTAGCAACTACACATCAGGCGTTAGTTTCATATTTCGTTCACTAATGACCAAATTAAAACTAATTTTAAGACACATTAAGTAAGTACGTGTCTAACTaaccaattaaaaatacaaCTGATTTCACATGCCGTTGGCATGCAGTCTACTTGTGAGTTGTGACCAAAAGATTGAATTCCTATATATAAGACGAAGTGTATATtgtttttgagaaatgttagagcttCTTCTAGTGtctttttggagtttttttatgctgacatgacaccctatatttttaataaaaacatgagagaaaaatcaaactgcagtttttttttttttaatattaaaaacaaagtgTCATATCAGTATAAAGGACCCTAAAAGAACACTAGAATGAGTTttaacattttgtttttttaagcgTATATAATAAAGACAAATAATGGTAAAGCAAACGGGCACgactcttctttttcttttttttcttctttggtttttttttttttgaaaaaaaatataattctagATGTGACTCTTCTTTttcctgttcttcttcttcttttatttttttttttaaaaaaaaatatataattctagaggtagaagaagaaatagaaaaatattaaaaacgaagaagaaaaaactacaCATACTCCTGCCTTTTaaactatatacatataatacCAGATTCCACTGGACCACATGACTGTATTctgagacatatatatatatatatatatatatatatatatatatatatataataccagATTCCACTGGACCACATGACTGTATGCTGAGACTTGAGAGACGTACGTGTAGcagcatctatatatatatatatatattatattttttttattaatttattacaaAAGCAGCAAGCAGCTAAACTGAGGAGCATGCGCACCATGATCAGCTTGAACTCGATTCATagactttaatttaattttttattttttggataatCATAGAGTTGTACTGTAGCAGGATTCCAAACATCATCAGCGAAAgagaaacaaatttttaatgTATGCATATCCATGTCTTCGTTCAACGCAAGATTTTGGACGGACTTGGTAAAAAAAACGGCAatcaaagagaaatgctacggGACCGTACCACATCAGCTTTTCGTGGATAACGATGAtataatatttctcattttataaccattttcaaaattgaaaaatgataaaaccacAACCCCATCACAACTCTCACACAATCCTCATTCACAATGGTGTGAGGTCCATGTATGTGGGCCCCACACCATTGTGAGTGGGATTGTGAGGGAATTGTGCAAAAGGGTTGTGAGCCAATCATGTCCCTTCAAAATTTACGCAAGCCTGACATTTTcttgacatatatatacacacacgagcattcttttcaagaaaatgatacaaattcatCTCCTATCTATCTTCTAcctatctcattttcaaatttatcattagATTTGTATGACTCACATTAAGTCTCACAAATTAAATGCTGGatttaaaatttagttataTAGAGATGAGTAAGTCCAGTAAGAGATAATTAGAAGATAGATGCCTAACATGTCTTTTCTTTCTACAAGTATTGTATAAATAGGAAGCAATGAAAGAGTTAGTTTTAAGATGATGTTTCATGTATATAAAGGTGTTTTTTGTTATATTCATTTAGATATTTGAAGAATAATAGCAGTGTCTTCAAATGAAAATGCATATTACTTTGTTGATTTTATTGATAAATTTTTCAAATAGTGGAAATCACATATGGAAaattagaagaaagaaaaatgaaatattttcgGTCTGATAATGGATTGGACTCTAGGGATGTtgaatttttatagttttgcaAAACAGAAGGTACTTAGATCTTCTACGGTTCAAATGAACCGGAGAGTATCtattctttgtaaaaaaaaaaaaaggacaaaattatctaaaaaaaatgtgaaaaaataattttgtcatTGTTTTACAAGGACCGGATACTCTCAAGTTCATttgaattggagaggatccGTTTCAAAGCATAAGGTACTACTCGTCACTTCACAATTTAATGGACTCCgcaatttattcatttttaaatcgGAAATTCTTTATGTTATTCAACCCTATGGGTACAacattctatttttaaaaagttttccaATTGAGAAACATTTTGTTTATGgtaagtttttgaaaaaaataaagtttcaagtTAAAATGAGATATAAGAGAAAGCCCTTCGACACATTGCCCTAAGAAATTACCAgagacaaaaagagaaaagtttTATAAGATGATGGCATGTGTATAGATCGAGGAGCTATTTTGGCCTAGAGATTCATAGAAGAGACAGCACGTTACTAGCGCCGAGATGAAAGCGCACCACACTAAAAGATGTTTACATGAAGGTGTGACACATCATCATGTTTTTCCACGCTGAATGAACCAAGATTAATCAGATGTCCCAAATTGACTCTTCCTAGAGCTACATGTTGAAAACGAGTCATTCAAAATGATGCGCAACCCCAACATACAGGGTGTAATAGTATGTGAGGCCTTAAGTAACAAGTGAAAAGAGAGAAACTTTTGttaattcaaaaattacaatttatgtCAAGCTCGAAGAAAGAAACTATTTTATGAAATCTTTTTCTAAACTTATAATTTGATAGCGTAATACAAATTAAAGTGGAAGTGTTTTATGTGTCAAACTTAATTTGTTGAAAATGTCTAAGTTATATGTATTTCTATGATGTAAGTAACGTACTTGCTTTAACgtgatttcaaagaaaaatgttactATAATGAAAATGAATTTTAGTTGCTCCAGTTAACCTTATAAGGCTTTGCACCTCTGAGAGACTAAGTAGACGAACCTGACCCTAGTGGGCCGGGGCATAACATTTTTAACAGAGGATTTTTATTAGTTAATTTCCTTGATGAAAGTCATTGCCAATGTAATATTTAAAGCTAAAAGCAAAGTCTGTTGgcataaatcaagaaaaatttactGGTTTTGCCCTGTGCTGGTGGCTTAAATTTAGAAATTACATCTTATTTCTAAATAATTTTCCCAACAGAGATCAAAGTACACAACAAGAAGAAATTTGACCCGTAATTAGCAGATGTATATAAAAAGATAACATGCAATCTGTACATAGATTGCCATGTCAAGAAATTGCACAATTTTTCTCATAATCAATTTTTACAAACCAAATGTCAATATGTTACGCCACAGTGCAGGCATCCAGCTTTGGAAATTTGTGACTCCAAGTATGCTTTAAGTAAAGCTCTTGTTATCTTTCTGAAGTAGCATTTAGAGCTTGTTTGAGATTGCGTTAAGAACCTTAAAAAAGGCAATCTCAAACTGGCTCTTCATTCTGAAGTATAAAATTGCATCATCCAATCAGGAGAGTCAAGGTAGGATAGGAAGGTCCACCTCATCGAAGGAAAAGAAACTGACCTGACCATACTCAACATGACAAAACATCAAAGGAATGCCTCCACATTGCCTCTCAAGAACTTCAACATCTGCTATGGATGGCACATCACCCCTACAAGAGAAGGCAAGTCACTATAGATTTAAAAGCTTGTTGACCTGATATGCAGATGAACtaataaatcataaatcatacatCTTTTCCGAAACAACTGGAAGAAAAAGTTCTGATGGGATTAATGAAAGATGATAACAGATTTAATGATCTTCTTCAAGGGAAAGATTACTATTATTCTGAAGATTAAGATGCTACACTTTTTAAAGATGAAAAATATACCCTTCCCTCTCAGGATGCCAATTTCCAGAAGATACATTATGGAAAAGCCTTAGGCTTATGTTATAATCCAAAAACTGCATACGGTACATAATGGATGCATTTCTCTTAATAGATTGTTTTGCAAAAGCATAAAGTATCTAAATGATTTCTAAGGCCCAAGTCAAGAGGGTTTTTTAATGGAAGAGGAAAAGACGGTTAAAGCATAATATTTGGGCCCGCAGGCAGTAGCTGCCTATGCCTTTCCTTGGTAGTGCTTCACATTCAATTGCTGTAATAGAATTGAAAGCAATTCAGAAATTGTTCCAAGTAATAAACCCCTATGCAGAACCTTAAGATGCCAAACAAAACCAAGGAAGAGAACCAAGTAGGTCAAGATTTTCCGTAAATGCTCACATCTGCCAAATGGAGCTTTATACCAATAAAATTTTCCGGTCAAAACCTGAGAAGGGAGCAATGCAATAAATCTTCTTTCTTGCTTAATAAGGTGAAAGTTGCAGCATTGTCCTGCACCTGCAATTTTCGTACTGGAATTGGCTCTGGACAGAAACAGGTATGATGTGCACATCTCACTTTATAAAAGCAGAAAATGCCTTCTCCCCAAATGACTAAGAAGATTGCCCAAAAAACAGTGAGAGACATGAGTAAGAATGGCTTGCTAACTGTAGGCTTGTTATACTGTATCCAAGAATTTATCAATATTTACTTCCATAGAAACCAATAGAGCAAGCAGCTATTGTTTCGTGCTTTGTCAAAATGCAAGCTAACATGTTTCTAAAGTTAAAAACAAAGTACAACATTCCTTTTTCTATTGATAAAATACGAAATTATACCTACTCCAAAGCCATCCTATCTACCACCTAGAAATGAGTGTGTACTCTAAGaaaagcataaaataaaaatctagatGCATATGGTGAAAAGCATGAGTTTCTTTCCCAGTAAATTCCTCTAGTTGAAAACCTAGAAGCTACTGCATACGCTTGCATCATGTGTATGTTTTCTGCCAAAGATAATTCGAAAAAGAAAGAGCTTCGTTGCATCAAAAGGTTTAACCAAAGCACATATCTTAGGAAATCGCATAAATAGCAATTTGCAATCAACCGCCAAAAAGAGAAGGTTTCTCAAATTCTTAGGATTTGCCAAATATGATTACCTAGTTAAGCAAAGAACAAAGCTTGGCTTGCCAGGAGAAGACTTTCTAAAGTTGCAGTTTGGAAGAAAGACATCAAAAACTGGCCTCGCTTCTCTAATATGCATATCATTAAATGGTCCAATGATGGACCTATCATCTTTTGATTCTGCATCGACTACTTCACTGCTTTGTGAAGAGCCTTGAAGAGAAACAGATTGAGAATTACTCTTAGCACCCTTCATAGACCAAGAGATACCATGCTGCCCGACAATGTAACCAAGGGATTTCAGGTGCCTATAAACCTCAAATAGCTCCCAAGAGCCTCCACTAACTTTGGCGTATATATCTTTTAATGAAAGACTTGTATCATTGTCATCCAAGAGAAGCAGTGCCCCTATCTCCATCAAAAACCTattaaaacaagaaattacAGTTCAAAAATGGCTCCATCTAAACATAGAAtgaaaaaaggaaataatacaTAGAATGAATGACAGTTACTTAACTCATACTACCTTGAATACATTTACTTATAAATTTGCAAGTGGTGCTTAAACTATAAGCAAGTCCCTGGACAAGATTGAAGTTTTAGCGACTATATTCAAAAATATTGTTTGAGGTCATTCCCCGACCCTTTTTTCTGTCCTTCAACTTTATGCAAGGCAATCACTAAGTCTCTCGCCAAGCCAAAGCATGAAATTCAAACTatttttctcataaaatttTCAATGAGCGTATTTTTTGTGAGAACCATAATGCCAGCTCAGCTTTACACTACAGAATGTTCAATTAGGTAGAAGTGTCCAAAAACCTAAGTGTCCCTCAAAGAATGATACAAGATAAATAAGAGACAATACAAGAAACTATGGATTAAAGCACAGCAAGATCTATTAAGCTCTATACTCAAGTGCTGGGTTTGAAACTATCACTCACTCAAATGAACAATTAATTGATTCCTCAATTAGTTGGCATGAAAACCCAATAGATGAGAAGAGATTGAAAAAtcactgaaaaaaaaattgccgtTTCACCTACAAAGTTTCCTCAATTGAGTAATAAATCTTGCCGCTACGAACTATCCCCATTGTCCTCCACATTTTACCCTTGTTTTCGATGACCTCAGCCA encodes:
- the LOC133874298 gene encoding uncharacterized protein LOC133874298 isoform X2, with the translated sequence MKDVDWESSSGGVSDTEASLQDIIYDDDEEHHSKSWFTSKLQFRKDKSKAHWVDEIKMAEVIENKGKMWRTMGIVRSGKIYYSIEETLFLMEIGALLLLDDNDTSLSLKDIYAKVSGGSWELFEVYRHLKSLGYIVGQHGISWSMKGAKSNSQSVSLQGSSQSSEVVDAESKDDRSIIGPFNDMHIREARPVFDVFLPNCNFRKSSPGKPSFVLCLTRGDVPSIADVEVLERQCGGIPLMFCHVEYGQNEEPV
- the LOC133874298 gene encoding uncharacterized protein LOC133874298 isoform X1, encoding MKDVDWESSSGGVSDTEASLQDIIYDDDEEHHSKSWFTSKLQFRKDKSKAHWVDEIKMAEVIENKGKMWRTMGIVRSGKIYYSIEETLFLMEIGALLLLDDNDTSLSLKDIYAKVSGGSWELFEVYRHLKSLGYIVGQHGISWSMKGAKSNSQSVSLQGSSQSSEVVDAESKDDRSIIGPFNDMHIREARPVFDVFLPNCNFRKSSPGKPSFVLCLTRGDVPSIADVEVLERQCGGIPLMFCHVEYGQVSFFSFDEVDLPILP